Proteins from a single region of Drosophila biarmipes strain raj3 chromosome 3R, RU_DBia_V1.1, whole genome shotgun sequence:
- the LOC108024559 gene encoding zinc finger MYM-type protein 4 isoform X1: MEEISSLDSFGADSNARPESATPRPEDQEQQDQPAAATETLDTPTSPPAEDAVAQESEPPPPEDSSAKEPEDDFEQISEGSLDADDNQSQEKAASPQADPVEAEQTAEEPQAAEEPPAEEDEQQPQEATEAVSVDPQEEQEEAEEETDALQATAEEEEAAAAEAEADAVDGGPASPEAMDVDDGEGEGDAEGEADHEADPEAEEEAAHDREAADDVDMQSVGGDSHLADDAEPPEGRDEVDTSLEEQDNGQDADETEKDAPGEEDDNPEADADSEQVEEAAEEAGEAEHGDDTVENVLEPEESDVCLIPDDQETEVTEAEKELARENAEKAAEEEEAEERQAKTPDNDGKSLADAAVDTEDGSAAVTDPTDESPSTPNDAQAGAKAAATDIAEDDGADAAANEDEAGGDAPDADEPNAEEFSSVGAGESGSTPKIIISWIVGSVQKCKQCDNEKNCGFRFKKPEESEDQNKDKDKGEENAEEEAPPQEPVPSGFEYICDTACVNALLDDQPGKYFVRRKKFLVEEVVREEGAAEAEAEGEEAGEDASAANTHDCLQCKEQMRCKYFIKQDQDCFYICNDDCFNLLNAEEPEKFKLKRHSIRVRNIGATTIQQPQNSPSKQPESSVVARTLAEAETARLDRIESFRRRCSDCEAEINTNEKQLMWETMDFCNEVCLGSYQRTIGSTCVTCKQEVSSTALGKYCVRFGFDVRQFCCAGCLNTFKKGLKTCSCCQKDISGGQEGFLAPVGDKDQFKDFCSQACLRRYDSMCNPRRKLRTDVCGVCNNEKPVRVEMLLEDREHYFCSNPCFSAFKFVSNVNADPCAMCSKYFERRSAEAYTIYNEQQSPKVFCSRVCINVYIIVNRHIVSCQWCKVKKYNFDMIYQVGGQQDQETLTCSINCLTMHGVSCNISARAVTKCDNCSNFNTPQYHLTMSDASMRNFCTYQCVMQFQNQFSRAPLTLDSDLPPSSSAASSSKSLQQSPSARGNKNAAPFPTGLPKRVKLKLSQQAGKNVGPGAKKVGSGTMLPVISTVQSLASGETEARIGNVTVRRKRGRPRESGASPPPLAMSSAHAPNPRGRPRKHVDYSVRSPSPVQTPNSHLAIGGRRNTTTTMDFGPATVSETKIITVPPYPKAVRNVNISCKPLTVSTGEQCTPDVRDCATQTEKDYSNKVLIPVPVPIFLPQPMYMYSLPFPVPVPIPLPIPVPIFIPTTRNTSQGILKEIKKIQDKMPEDPLEAELLMMAEMVAEEKHESDSDSDNEIKPDPGLVTLQYQNSLESVAQQQQQQQVVDVSGAGHNPYGDDMLQIALKMATGDYDNHHQTSTVDLETSMTANTISSQSPMGHDGMGQMGVHHLDQQHHMLDATQRTPRGRKRGVGAVMDSPNRNSRSPVKRQRGSEMDHSALQQQSQQAQQPQEKPDAQMFLKYTFGVNAWKQWVMTKNADIEKSSMRRRPFKTELLQMTADELNYSLCLFVKEVRKPNGTEYAPDTIYYLVLGIQQYLYVNGRIDNIFYDPYYERFTECLDEVARKFSVLYNDSQYIVTRVEEEHLWECKQLGAHSPHVLLSTLMFFNTKHFNLTTVEEHMQLSFSHIMKHWKRSSQNSKVPGSRNVLLRFYPPQAGLDANPRKKKVYEQQENEENPLRCPVRLYEFYLSKCPESVKTRNDVFYLQPERSCVPDSPVWYSTQALGQDALQRMLHRVKMVKEINIALLTT; this comes from the exons ATGGAGGAGATATCCAGCCTAGACTCATTCGGCGCCGATTCCAACGCGCGACCGGAGTCGGCCACACCAAGGCCAGAGGatcaggagcagcaggatcagCCAGCTGCGGCCACGGAAACACTAGACACCCCCACTTCCCCGCCCGCTGAGGATGCAGTGGCCCAGGAAAGCGAACCACCGCCACCGGAGGACTCTTCCGCCAAGGAGCCCGAGGACGACTTCGAACAGATCTCCGAGGGCTCTCTAGACGCCGATGACAACCAGTCGCAGGAAAAGGCCGCCAGTCCGCAGGCAGATCCCGTGGAGGCGGAGCAAACCGCCGAAGAGCCACAGGCCGCTGAGGAGCCGCCGGCAGAGGAGGACGAGCAGCAGCCACAAGAAGCCACAGAAGCGGTTAGCGTAGATCCCCAGGAAgagcaggaggaggcggaggaggagacAGATGCCCTGCAGGCCAcagcggaggaggaggaggccgcTGCCGCCGAAGCAGAAGCCGATGCGGTGGATGGGGGCCCAGCCTCTCCAGAAGCCATGGATGTGGACGACGGAGAAGGTGAAGGGGATGCAGAGGGAGAAGCCGATCACGAGGCTGATCCTGAAGCAGAAGAGGAGGCAGCTCACGACCGAGAGGCGGCGGACGATGTGGATATGCAGTCTGTGGGCGGAGATTCCCACCTAGCCGATGACGCAGAGCCCCCAGAGGGCCGCGACGAGGTGGACACCAGTCTAGAGGAGCAAGACAATGGCCAAGATGCAGACGAAACGGAAAAAGATGCGCCAGGCGAAGAAGATGACAATCCAGAGGCCGATGCAGATTCGGAACAGGTGGAGGAAGCTGCGGAAGAAGCTGGTGAAGCCGAGCATGGCGATG ACACTGTTGAAAATGTGCTGGAGCCCGAGGAATCGGACGTCTGCCTGATTCCCGATGATCAGGAGACGGAGGTGACTGAGGCCGAAAAGGAACTGGCCCGCGAGAACGCTGAGAAGGCCGCCGAAGAGGAGGAGGCCGAGGAGCGGCAGGCCAAGACGCCTGATAACGATGGGAAGTCCCTGGCGGATGCTGCCGTTGATACAGAAGACGGTAGTGCCGCTGTTACGGACCCCACCGACGAATCCCCGTCGACACCGAATG ATGCTCAAGCTGGAGCTAAGGCGGCGGCAACAGATATTGCCGAAG ACGACGGAGCTGATGCAGCTGCCAACGAGGATGAGGCTGGCGGCGATGCTCCGGATGCCGACGAGCCTAACGCTGAGGAATTCTCCAGTGTAGGTGCGGGAGAATCGGGATCAACGCCGAAAATCATCATCAGCTGGATCGTGGGCAGCGTGCAGAAGTGCAAACAGTGCGACAACGAAAAGAACTGTGGCTTCAGGTTCAAGAAACCCGAAGAGTCGGAGGACCAAAATAAAGACAAGGACAAGGGGGAGGAGAATGCAGAGGAGGAGGCGCCTCCGCAAGAGCCTGTTCCCAGCGGCTTCGAGTACATCTGCGACACCGCCTGTGTCAATGCCCTGCTAGACGATCAACCCGGCAAGTACTTTGTGCGCCGCAAAAAGTTCCTGGTCGAGGAGGTGGTTCGGGAAGAGGGCGCCGCCGAGGCAGAGGCCGAGGGCGAAGAAGCTGGAGAGGATGCCAGCGCCGCCAATACGCACGATTGCCTGCAGTGCAAGGAGCAGATGCGGTGCAAGTACTTCATCAAGCAGGACCAAGACTGCTTCTACATCTGCAACGACGACTGTTTCAATCTGCTCAACGCAGAGGAGCCGGAAAAATTCAAGCTGAAGCGCCACTCCATCCGAGTGCGCAACATTGGCGCCACAACGATCCAGCAGCCTCAAAACTCGCCCAGCAAACAGCCCGAGAGCAGCGTGGTGGCCAGGACGCTGGCCGAGGCGGAGACGGCGCGCCTGGACAGGATCGAGAGCTTCAGGAGGCGCTGCTCCGACTGCGAGGCGGAGATCAATACCAACGAGAAGCAGCTCATGTGGGAGACCATGGACTTTTGCAATGAGGTGTGTCTGGGCAGCTATCAGCGCACGATCGGCTCCACCTGCGTGACGTGCAAACAGGAGGTGAGCTCCACGGCCCTCGGCAAGTACTGCGTGCGATTCGGCTTCGATGTGCGGCAATTCTGCTGCGCTGGGTGCCTGAACACCTTTAAGAAGGGTCTGAAGACCTGCTCCTGTTGCCAGAAGGACATCAGTGGCGGGCAAGAGGGCTTCCTGGCCCCAGTGGGCGATAAGGACCAATTCAAGGACTTCTGTTCGCAAGCCTGCCTGCGGCGCTACGACAGCATGTGCAATCCCCGTCGAAAGCTGCGCACCGATGTGTGTGGCGTTTGCAACAACGAGAAGCCAGTGCGCGTGGAGATGCTGCTGGAGGACAGAGAGCACTACTTCTGCTCGAATCCCTGCTTCTCGGCCTTTAAGTTTGTGAGCAACGTGAACGCCGACCCGTGCGCCATGTGCTCCAAGTACTTTGAGCGGCGGAGCGCCGAGGCCTACACCATCTACAACGAACAGCAGTCACCGAAGGTCTTCTGCTCGCGCGTCTGCATCAACGTCTACATCATCGTCAACCGGCACATTGTGTCCTGCCAGTGGTGCAAGGTGAAGAAGTACAACTTTGACATGATTTACCAGGTGGGCGGACAGCAGGACCAGGAGACGCTCACCTGCTCCATCAACTGTCTGACCATGCACGGCGTAAGCTGCAACATATCCGCCCGAGCGGTGACCAAGTGCGACAATTGCTCGAACTTCAATACGCCGCAATATCACTTGACCATGTCGGACGCTTCCATGCGCAACTTCTGCACCTACCAGTGTGTAATGCAGTTCCAAAATCAGTTCTCCCGCGCCCCCCTCACCCTGGACAGCGATCTGCCGCCCAGCAGTAGTGCCGCCAGCAGCTCCAAGTCGCTTCAGCAGAGCCCCTCCGCGCGGGGCAACAAGAATGCGGCACCCTTCCCCACGGGCCTGCCCAAGCGCGTCAAGCTGAAGCTCTCCCAGCAG GCTGGAAAGAATGTTGGACCTGGGGCCAAGAAAGTGGGATCCGGTACCATGCTACCGGTTATATCCACGGTTCAATCGCTCGCCAGCGGCGAAACAGAGGCCCGGATTGGCAATGTGACTGTGCGGCGCAAGCGCGGACGTCCCCGGGAATCGGGAGCATCGCCTCCACCGCTCGCAATGTCGTCGGCCCACGCGCCTAATCCTCGAGGAAGACCCCGCAAGCATGTGGACTACTCTGTACGGTCTCCCTCACCCGTTCAAACGCCCAACTCCCACTTGGCGATCGGCGGCAGGCGAAATACCACCACCACGATGGACTTTGGCCCGGCCACCGTGTCCGAGACCAAGATCATCACAGTGCCACCATATCCCAAGGCCGTACGAAACGTGAACATTAGCTGTAAGCCCTTGACCGTGTCCACGGGCGAGCAGTGCACCCCGGATGTGCGCGATTGCGCCACCCAGACGGAAAAGGACTACTCCAACAAGGTGCTCATCCCGGTTCCGGTGCCCATCTTCCTGCCGCAACCCATGTACATGTACTCGTTGCCGTTCCCAGTGCCCGTTCCCATTCCGCTTCCAATCCCAGTGCCCATCTTCATACCCACCACACGCAACACTTCACAAGGCATTCTCAAGGAGATCAAGAAGATACAGGACAAGATGCCGGAGGATCCGCTGGAGGCGGAGTTGCTCATGATGGCCGAGATGGTGGCCGAGGAGAAGCACGAAtcggactcggactcggacAACGAGATCAAGCCGGATCCGGGACTGGTCACGCTGCAGTACCAGAACAGCCTCGAGTCCgtcgcccagcagcagcagcagcaacaggtgGTGGACGTCAGTGGAGCCGGGCACAATCCATATGGCGACGACATGCTGCAGATCGCCCTCAAGATGGCCACCGGCGATTATGACAATCATCACCAGACCTCGACGGTGGACCTGGAAACGTCGATGACGGCGAATACGATTAGCAGCCAGTCGCCGATGGGCCACGACGGCATGGGTCAGATGGGAGTGCATCACCTGGACCAGCAGCATCATATGCTCGATGCCACGCAGCG AACCCCGCGAGGTCGCAAGCGAGGCGTTGGCGCAGTCATGGATTCGCCCAACCGCAATAGCCGCTCGCCGGTGAAGAGGCAACGTGGCAGCGAAATGGACCACTCGGCCCTTCAGCAGCAATCGCAGCAGGCTCAGCAGCCGCAGGAGAAGCCCGACGCCCAGATGTTCCTGAAGTACACCTTTGGTGTGAACGCTTGGAAGCAGTGGGTGATGACGAAGAACGCGGACATTGAGAAGAGCTCGATGCGTCGACGACCCTTCAAAACGGAGCTGCTCCAGATGACCGCCGACGAGCTGAACTACTCGCTCTGTCTTTTCGTCAAGGAGGTGCGCAAGCCCAATGGCACGGAATATGCGCCGGATACCATCTACTACCTTGTGTTGG GCATCCAGCAATATCTGTATGTGAACGGACGCATAGACAACATCTTTTATGACCCATACTACGAGCGGTTTACGGAGTGCCTGGACGAGGTGGCGCGCAAGTTCTCCGTGCTGTACAACGATTCGC AATACATTGTCACTCGCGTGGAGGAGGAGCACTTGTGGGAGTGCAAGCAACTGGGCGCCCATTCACCACACGTCCTGCTCAGCACGCTCATGTTCTTTAACACAAAGCACTTTAATCTGACG ACCGTGGAGGAACACATGCAATTATCCTTCTCGCACATAATGAAGCACTGGAAGCGCTCATCACAGAATTCCAAAGTTCCTGGCTCACGAAACGTGCTCTTACGATTCTATCCACCGCAGGCGGGTCTGG ATGCCAATCCGCGGAAGAAGAAGGTCTACGAGCAGCAGGAGAATGAGGAGAATCCGCTGCGCTGTCCCGTCCGCCTTTACGAATTTTATCTCTCTAAATG CCCCGAGAGCGTGAAGACCCGCAACGATGTATTTTATCTGCAGCCCGAGCGCTCCTGCGTGCCCGACTCCCCCGTTTGGTACTCGACGCAAGCCCTGGGGCAGGACGCACTCCAGCGGATGCTGCACCGCGTCAAGATGGTCAAGGAAATCAACATCGCGCTACTGACGACTTAA
- the LOC108024559 gene encoding zinc finger MYM-type protein 4 isoform X2, with the protein MEEISSLDSFGADSNARPESATPRPEDQEQQDQPAAATETLDTPTSPPAEDAVAQESEPPPPEDSSAKEPEDDFEQISEGSLDADDNQSQEKAASPQADPVEAEQTAEEPQAAEEPPAEEDEQQPQEATEAVSVDPQEEQEEAEEETDALQATAEEEEAAAAEAEADAVDGGPASPEAMDVDDGEGEGDAEGEADHEADPEAEEEAAHDREAADDVDMQSVGGDSHLADDAEPPEGRDEVDTSLEEQDNGQDADETEKDAPGEEDDNPEADADSEQVEEAAEEAGEAEHGDDTVENVLEPEESDVCLIPDDQETEVTEAEKELARENAEKAAEEEEAEERQAKTPDNDGKSLADAAVDTEDGSAAVTDPTDESPSTPNDDGADAAANEDEAGGDAPDADEPNAEEFSSVGAGESGSTPKIIISWIVGSVQKCKQCDNEKNCGFRFKKPEESEDQNKDKDKGEENAEEEAPPQEPVPSGFEYICDTACVNALLDDQPGKYFVRRKKFLVEEVVREEGAAEAEAEGEEAGEDASAANTHDCLQCKEQMRCKYFIKQDQDCFYICNDDCFNLLNAEEPEKFKLKRHSIRVRNIGATTIQQPQNSPSKQPESSVVARTLAEAETARLDRIESFRRRCSDCEAEINTNEKQLMWETMDFCNEVCLGSYQRTIGSTCVTCKQEVSSTALGKYCVRFGFDVRQFCCAGCLNTFKKGLKTCSCCQKDISGGQEGFLAPVGDKDQFKDFCSQACLRRYDSMCNPRRKLRTDVCGVCNNEKPVRVEMLLEDREHYFCSNPCFSAFKFVSNVNADPCAMCSKYFERRSAEAYTIYNEQQSPKVFCSRVCINVYIIVNRHIVSCQWCKVKKYNFDMIYQVGGQQDQETLTCSINCLTMHGVSCNISARAVTKCDNCSNFNTPQYHLTMSDASMRNFCTYQCVMQFQNQFSRAPLTLDSDLPPSSSAASSSKSLQQSPSARGNKNAAPFPTGLPKRVKLKLSQQAGKNVGPGAKKVGSGTMLPVISTVQSLASGETEARIGNVTVRRKRGRPRESGASPPPLAMSSAHAPNPRGRPRKHVDYSVRSPSPVQTPNSHLAIGGRRNTTTTMDFGPATVSETKIITVPPYPKAVRNVNISCKPLTVSTGEQCTPDVRDCATQTEKDYSNKVLIPVPVPIFLPQPMYMYSLPFPVPVPIPLPIPVPIFIPTTRNTSQGILKEIKKIQDKMPEDPLEAELLMMAEMVAEEKHESDSDSDNEIKPDPGLVTLQYQNSLESVAQQQQQQQVVDVSGAGHNPYGDDMLQIALKMATGDYDNHHQTSTVDLETSMTANTISSQSPMGHDGMGQMGVHHLDQQHHMLDATQRTPRGRKRGVGAVMDSPNRNSRSPVKRQRGSEMDHSALQQQSQQAQQPQEKPDAQMFLKYTFGVNAWKQWVMTKNADIEKSSMRRRPFKTELLQMTADELNYSLCLFVKEVRKPNGTEYAPDTIYYLVLGIQQYLYVNGRIDNIFYDPYYERFTECLDEVARKFSVLYNDSQYIVTRVEEEHLWECKQLGAHSPHVLLSTLMFFNTKHFNLTTVEEHMQLSFSHIMKHWKRSSQNSKVPGSRNVLLRFYPPQAGLDANPRKKKVYEQQENEENPLRCPVRLYEFYLSKCPESVKTRNDVFYLQPERSCVPDSPVWYSTQALGQDALQRMLHRVKMVKEINIALLTT; encoded by the exons ATGGAGGAGATATCCAGCCTAGACTCATTCGGCGCCGATTCCAACGCGCGACCGGAGTCGGCCACACCAAGGCCAGAGGatcaggagcagcaggatcagCCAGCTGCGGCCACGGAAACACTAGACACCCCCACTTCCCCGCCCGCTGAGGATGCAGTGGCCCAGGAAAGCGAACCACCGCCACCGGAGGACTCTTCCGCCAAGGAGCCCGAGGACGACTTCGAACAGATCTCCGAGGGCTCTCTAGACGCCGATGACAACCAGTCGCAGGAAAAGGCCGCCAGTCCGCAGGCAGATCCCGTGGAGGCGGAGCAAACCGCCGAAGAGCCACAGGCCGCTGAGGAGCCGCCGGCAGAGGAGGACGAGCAGCAGCCACAAGAAGCCACAGAAGCGGTTAGCGTAGATCCCCAGGAAgagcaggaggaggcggaggaggagacAGATGCCCTGCAGGCCAcagcggaggaggaggaggccgcTGCCGCCGAAGCAGAAGCCGATGCGGTGGATGGGGGCCCAGCCTCTCCAGAAGCCATGGATGTGGACGACGGAGAAGGTGAAGGGGATGCAGAGGGAGAAGCCGATCACGAGGCTGATCCTGAAGCAGAAGAGGAGGCAGCTCACGACCGAGAGGCGGCGGACGATGTGGATATGCAGTCTGTGGGCGGAGATTCCCACCTAGCCGATGACGCAGAGCCCCCAGAGGGCCGCGACGAGGTGGACACCAGTCTAGAGGAGCAAGACAATGGCCAAGATGCAGACGAAACGGAAAAAGATGCGCCAGGCGAAGAAGATGACAATCCAGAGGCCGATGCAGATTCGGAACAGGTGGAGGAAGCTGCGGAAGAAGCTGGTGAAGCCGAGCATGGCGATG ACACTGTTGAAAATGTGCTGGAGCCCGAGGAATCGGACGTCTGCCTGATTCCCGATGATCAGGAGACGGAGGTGACTGAGGCCGAAAAGGAACTGGCCCGCGAGAACGCTGAGAAGGCCGCCGAAGAGGAGGAGGCCGAGGAGCGGCAGGCCAAGACGCCTGATAACGATGGGAAGTCCCTGGCGGATGCTGCCGTTGATACAGAAGACGGTAGTGCCGCTGTTACGGACCCCACCGACGAATCCCCGTCGACACCGAATG ACGACGGAGCTGATGCAGCTGCCAACGAGGATGAGGCTGGCGGCGATGCTCCGGATGCCGACGAGCCTAACGCTGAGGAATTCTCCAGTGTAGGTGCGGGAGAATCGGGATCAACGCCGAAAATCATCATCAGCTGGATCGTGGGCAGCGTGCAGAAGTGCAAACAGTGCGACAACGAAAAGAACTGTGGCTTCAGGTTCAAGAAACCCGAAGAGTCGGAGGACCAAAATAAAGACAAGGACAAGGGGGAGGAGAATGCAGAGGAGGAGGCGCCTCCGCAAGAGCCTGTTCCCAGCGGCTTCGAGTACATCTGCGACACCGCCTGTGTCAATGCCCTGCTAGACGATCAACCCGGCAAGTACTTTGTGCGCCGCAAAAAGTTCCTGGTCGAGGAGGTGGTTCGGGAAGAGGGCGCCGCCGAGGCAGAGGCCGAGGGCGAAGAAGCTGGAGAGGATGCCAGCGCCGCCAATACGCACGATTGCCTGCAGTGCAAGGAGCAGATGCGGTGCAAGTACTTCATCAAGCAGGACCAAGACTGCTTCTACATCTGCAACGACGACTGTTTCAATCTGCTCAACGCAGAGGAGCCGGAAAAATTCAAGCTGAAGCGCCACTCCATCCGAGTGCGCAACATTGGCGCCACAACGATCCAGCAGCCTCAAAACTCGCCCAGCAAACAGCCCGAGAGCAGCGTGGTGGCCAGGACGCTGGCCGAGGCGGAGACGGCGCGCCTGGACAGGATCGAGAGCTTCAGGAGGCGCTGCTCCGACTGCGAGGCGGAGATCAATACCAACGAGAAGCAGCTCATGTGGGAGACCATGGACTTTTGCAATGAGGTGTGTCTGGGCAGCTATCAGCGCACGATCGGCTCCACCTGCGTGACGTGCAAACAGGAGGTGAGCTCCACGGCCCTCGGCAAGTACTGCGTGCGATTCGGCTTCGATGTGCGGCAATTCTGCTGCGCTGGGTGCCTGAACACCTTTAAGAAGGGTCTGAAGACCTGCTCCTGTTGCCAGAAGGACATCAGTGGCGGGCAAGAGGGCTTCCTGGCCCCAGTGGGCGATAAGGACCAATTCAAGGACTTCTGTTCGCAAGCCTGCCTGCGGCGCTACGACAGCATGTGCAATCCCCGTCGAAAGCTGCGCACCGATGTGTGTGGCGTTTGCAACAACGAGAAGCCAGTGCGCGTGGAGATGCTGCTGGAGGACAGAGAGCACTACTTCTGCTCGAATCCCTGCTTCTCGGCCTTTAAGTTTGTGAGCAACGTGAACGCCGACCCGTGCGCCATGTGCTCCAAGTACTTTGAGCGGCGGAGCGCCGAGGCCTACACCATCTACAACGAACAGCAGTCACCGAAGGTCTTCTGCTCGCGCGTCTGCATCAACGTCTACATCATCGTCAACCGGCACATTGTGTCCTGCCAGTGGTGCAAGGTGAAGAAGTACAACTTTGACATGATTTACCAGGTGGGCGGACAGCAGGACCAGGAGACGCTCACCTGCTCCATCAACTGTCTGACCATGCACGGCGTAAGCTGCAACATATCCGCCCGAGCGGTGACCAAGTGCGACAATTGCTCGAACTTCAATACGCCGCAATATCACTTGACCATGTCGGACGCTTCCATGCGCAACTTCTGCACCTACCAGTGTGTAATGCAGTTCCAAAATCAGTTCTCCCGCGCCCCCCTCACCCTGGACAGCGATCTGCCGCCCAGCAGTAGTGCCGCCAGCAGCTCCAAGTCGCTTCAGCAGAGCCCCTCCGCGCGGGGCAACAAGAATGCGGCACCCTTCCCCACGGGCCTGCCCAAGCGCGTCAAGCTGAAGCTCTCCCAGCAG GCTGGAAAGAATGTTGGACCTGGGGCCAAGAAAGTGGGATCCGGTACCATGCTACCGGTTATATCCACGGTTCAATCGCTCGCCAGCGGCGAAACAGAGGCCCGGATTGGCAATGTGACTGTGCGGCGCAAGCGCGGACGTCCCCGGGAATCGGGAGCATCGCCTCCACCGCTCGCAATGTCGTCGGCCCACGCGCCTAATCCTCGAGGAAGACCCCGCAAGCATGTGGACTACTCTGTACGGTCTCCCTCACCCGTTCAAACGCCCAACTCCCACTTGGCGATCGGCGGCAGGCGAAATACCACCACCACGATGGACTTTGGCCCGGCCACCGTGTCCGAGACCAAGATCATCACAGTGCCACCATATCCCAAGGCCGTACGAAACGTGAACATTAGCTGTAAGCCCTTGACCGTGTCCACGGGCGAGCAGTGCACCCCGGATGTGCGCGATTGCGCCACCCAGACGGAAAAGGACTACTCCAACAAGGTGCTCATCCCGGTTCCGGTGCCCATCTTCCTGCCGCAACCCATGTACATGTACTCGTTGCCGTTCCCAGTGCCCGTTCCCATTCCGCTTCCAATCCCAGTGCCCATCTTCATACCCACCACACGCAACACTTCACAAGGCATTCTCAAGGAGATCAAGAAGATACAGGACAAGATGCCGGAGGATCCGCTGGAGGCGGAGTTGCTCATGATGGCCGAGATGGTGGCCGAGGAGAAGCACGAAtcggactcggactcggacAACGAGATCAAGCCGGATCCGGGACTGGTCACGCTGCAGTACCAGAACAGCCTCGAGTCCgtcgcccagcagcagcagcagcaacaggtgGTGGACGTCAGTGGAGCCGGGCACAATCCATATGGCGACGACATGCTGCAGATCGCCCTCAAGATGGCCACCGGCGATTATGACAATCATCACCAGACCTCGACGGTGGACCTGGAAACGTCGATGACGGCGAATACGATTAGCAGCCAGTCGCCGATGGGCCACGACGGCATGGGTCAGATGGGAGTGCATCACCTGGACCAGCAGCATCATATGCTCGATGCCACGCAGCG AACCCCGCGAGGTCGCAAGCGAGGCGTTGGCGCAGTCATGGATTCGCCCAACCGCAATAGCCGCTCGCCGGTGAAGAGGCAACGTGGCAGCGAAATGGACCACTCGGCCCTTCAGCAGCAATCGCAGCAGGCTCAGCAGCCGCAGGAGAAGCCCGACGCCCAGATGTTCCTGAAGTACACCTTTGGTGTGAACGCTTGGAAGCAGTGGGTGATGACGAAGAACGCGGACATTGAGAAGAGCTCGATGCGTCGACGACCCTTCAAAACGGAGCTGCTCCAGATGACCGCCGACGAGCTGAACTACTCGCTCTGTCTTTTCGTCAAGGAGGTGCGCAAGCCCAATGGCACGGAATATGCGCCGGATACCATCTACTACCTTGTGTTGG GCATCCAGCAATATCTGTATGTGAACGGACGCATAGACAACATCTTTTATGACCCATACTACGAGCGGTTTACGGAGTGCCTGGACGAGGTGGCGCGCAAGTTCTCCGTGCTGTACAACGATTCGC AATACATTGTCACTCGCGTGGAGGAGGAGCACTTGTGGGAGTGCAAGCAACTGGGCGCCCATTCACCACACGTCCTGCTCAGCACGCTCATGTTCTTTAACACAAAGCACTTTAATCTGACG ACCGTGGAGGAACACATGCAATTATCCTTCTCGCACATAATGAAGCACTGGAAGCGCTCATCACAGAATTCCAAAGTTCCTGGCTCACGAAACGTGCTCTTACGATTCTATCCACCGCAGGCGGGTCTGG ATGCCAATCCGCGGAAGAAGAAGGTCTACGAGCAGCAGGAGAATGAGGAGAATCCGCTGCGCTGTCCCGTCCGCCTTTACGAATTTTATCTCTCTAAATG CCCCGAGAGCGTGAAGACCCGCAACGATGTATTTTATCTGCAGCCCGAGCGCTCCTGCGTGCCCGACTCCCCCGTTTGGTACTCGACGCAAGCCCTGGGGCAGGACGCACTCCAGCGGATGCTGCACCGCGTCAAGATGGTCAAGGAAATCAACATCGCGCTACTGACGACTTAA